In Zingiber officinale cultivar Zhangliang chromosome 3B, Zo_v1.1, whole genome shotgun sequence, a single window of DNA contains:
- the LOC121968044 gene encoding homeobox-leucine zipper protein ATHB-13-like isoform X2 yields MLKSIINGEEDFSEGRVVLRRRLSVEQLRTLEKSFEQGNKLEPERKKQLAVALGLQPRQVVVWFQNRRARWKTKKKEKDYDALKRQLEAMKSENEALRAHNIKIQAEGEWRRS; encoded by the exons ATGTTGAAATCGATCATAAACGGGGAGGAGGACTTTTCGGAAGGCAGGGTGGTGCTGAGGAGGAGGCTGAGTGTGGAGCAGTTGAGGACATTGGAGAAGAGCTTTGAGCAGGGGAACAAGTTGGAGCCTGAGAGGAAGAAGCAGCTGGCCGTGGCTCTTGGGTTGCAGCCGAGGCAGGTGGTCGTCTGGTTCCAGAACCGGCGAGCCCGGTGGaagaccaagaagaaggagaaagattaCGATGCCCTCAAGAGACAGCTCGAGGCCATGAAATCCGAGAACGAAGCTCTTCGAGCCCACAACATCAAGATCCAAGCTGAG GGAGAGTGGCGTCGGAGCTGA
- the LOC121968044 gene encoding homeobox-leucine zipper protein HOX21-like isoform X1, translating to MLKSIINGEEDFSEGRVVLRRRLSVEQLRTLEKSFEQGNKLEPERKKQLAVALGLQPRQVVVWFQNRRARWKTKKKEKDYDALKRQLEAMKSENEALRAHNIKIQAEIVARTGRVASELMINLNFH from the exons ATGTTGAAATCGATCATAAACGGGGAGGAGGACTTTTCGGAAGGCAGGGTGGTGCTGAGGAGGAGGCTGAGTGTGGAGCAGTTGAGGACATTGGAGAAGAGCTTTGAGCAGGGGAACAAGTTGGAGCCTGAGAGGAAGAAGCAGCTGGCCGTGGCTCTTGGGTTGCAGCCGAGGCAGGTGGTCGTCTGGTTCCAGAACCGGCGAGCCCGGTGGaagaccaagaagaaggagaaagattaCGATGCCCTCAAGAGACAGCTCGAGGCCATGAAATCCGAGAACGAAGCTCTTCGAGCCCACAACATCAAGATCCAAGCTGAG ATCGTGGCTCGCACAGGGAGAGTGGCGTCGGAGCTGATGATCAACCTCAACTTCCATTGA